GGTAGGGCTGCGAGAAGCCGTCCACCAGCAGCACGTGCAGCGTGACGCTGGCCGACAGCGGCGGCTCGCCGTTGTCCTTGACCAGCACCAGCAGCCTGTGCTGGACGGCGTCGCGCTCGCTCAGCGGCCTGGCCGTGCGCACCTCGCCGTTGTGCGCCCACACGCCGAACAGCCCGGGCTCCGTGGCCCTGAGCAGCTGGTACGACAGCCAGGCGTTCTGGCCCGAGTCGCCGTCCACCGCCACCACCTTGGTCACCAGGTAGCCCGCCTCGGCCGCCCTGGGCACCAGCTCGGTGCAGGGCGCCGAGCCGTTCTGCGGCGGGTACAGCACGAAGGGCGAGTTGTCGTTGTCGTCCACCACCAGCACGCGCACCAGCGCCTGGCTGCTGAGCGCCGGCGAGCCGCGGTCGGCCGCGCCCACGCGGAACTCGAACGCGCGCAGCGCCTCGAAGTCCAGGGACCTGAGCGCGAACAGCTGCCCGTTGTCCGCGTTGATGGACACCAGCGAGGCCAGGGGCAGCTGCGGGTCGTGCGGCGGCAGCAGCGAGTAGGTGACCTGCGCGTTGGCGCCCGAGTCTCTGTCCGTGGCGCTCACGCTGCCGATGTGCAGGGCGGGGCTGTTGTTCTCGCGCACCCGCAGGGTGTAGGCGCTTTGGCTGAAGGCCGGGGCGTTGTCGTTGACGTCGGACACCGTCACCGTTATGTGGTGCTGGGTTTTCAGCCTGGGGGTCCCCAGGTCAGTGACGGTGATGGTGATGTTGTACTCGGCCTGGCTCTCTCTGTCCAGTGGTAGCTCTGTTACCAGGGTGTAGAAATTCTTGAAGGTAGGCTTCAAGAGAAAAGGGAGGTCATCCTGAATGGAGCACACCATCCTCCCGTTGTCCCCAGCATCTCGGTCTCGTACGCTAAAAATAGCGACCACCATTTCAGGTGACGAATTTTCAGGTATGGGGCTGGTAAGAGATGTCATGACTATTTCTGGTGCGTTGTCATTCACATCCACAACCTGAACTAAAATTGCTGATTTTCCGGAAAGGCTACCCCCATCAACGGCctgaatatttattgtatatgACTGAATTAACTCGAAATCCAGAAGCGCTTTTAAATGGATTTCACCAGAAATTGGGTGGATTTCAAATGTTTTCCGTATGTCTGTGGAGACGTGGGAAAATGAGTAAGATAGTTCTCCATATATTCCCGCATCCAAATCTGTAGCAGACACCCGGACGACCAGGGAGTCCACAGGGCTGTTTTCTGGTACCTGAACCTCATAGACAGGCCTCTCGAACTCTGGAGCATTGTCATTGATATCTAAAACCAAAACACGAACCAGTGTGGTTCCAGACCTGGGCGGAGACCCGCCATCCAAGGCTGTTAGCGTTAATCTAAACTCGGGCTCCTTTTCTCGATCCAAAAATTGGTCCAGTAACAGCTCTGGGTATTTTCTGTCGTCATCACTGGCTTGTAATTTAAGGTGGAAATAAGGATTGGGACTTAATGTATAGTTTTGGACACCATTCTTTCCTACATCCAAGTCCTGAGCACTGTCCATTTGGAATGAGGTTCCTGGAGCAGTACTTTCTGAGATTTTCAGAAGTATGTGTTTGTCTAGGAAGGCAGGAGTATGATCATTTATGTCTTTAACCCAAAGTTCAGCCCGAAAAAATTGTAAAGGATTCTCAAATAATACCTGGAAATGCAATATACATGGCTCTGTGAGATGGCAAAGTGCCTCCCGGTCGA
This window of the Neomonachus schauinslandi unplaced genomic scaffold, ASM220157v2 HiC_scaffold_1304, whole genome shotgun sequence genome carries:
- the LOC110591234 gene encoding protocadherin beta-18-like, translating into MEPRERRHQRIRQVLLFFVFLGGSLVCSEPWRYSVAEEMEIGSVIANVVKDIGLGVEDLVARGARVIFDDYKPYLLLDQQTGNLLLNEQLDREALCHLTEPCILHFQVLFENPLQFFRAELWVKDINDHTPAFLDKHILLKISESTAPGTSFQMDSAQDLDVGKNGVQNYTLSPNPYFHLKLQASDDDRKYPELLLDQFLDREKEPEFRLTLTALDGGSPPRSGTTLVRVLVLDINDNAPEFERPVYEVQVPENSPVDSLVVRVSATDLDAGIYGELSYSFSHVSTDIRKTFEIHPISGEIHLKALLDFELIQSYTINIQAVDGGSLSGKSAILVQVVDVNDNAPEIVMTSLTSPIPENSSPEMVVAIFSVRDRDAGDNGRMVCSIQDDLPFLLKPTFKNFYTLVTELPLDRESQAEYNITITVTDLGTPRLKTQHHITVTVSDVNDNAPAFSQSAYTLRVRENNSPALHIGSVSATDRDSGANAQVTYSLLPPHDPQLPLASLVSINADNGQLFALRSLDFEALRAFEFRVGAADRGSPALSSQALVRVLVVDDNDNSPFVLYPPQNGSAPCTELVPRAAEAGYLVTKVVAVDGDSGQNAWLSYQLLRATEPGLFGVWAHNGEVRTARPLSERDAVQHRLLVLVKDNGEPPLSASVTLHVLLVDGFSQP